A region from the Malus domestica chromosome 07, GDT2T_hap1 genome encodes:
- the LOC103440137 gene encoding protein DETOXIFICATION 35-like: METPLLTIKAEAAAAADYAPVRSFGEAMKVSWKEAVKLWRVATLVACTSLFQYLVQSITTVFVGHLGDVELSAVSLSLGVICNIPFGFLLGMATALGTLCGQAYGAGQVGQLGIYMQRSWIVLFIACIILSPVFIFAAPILKFLGQEHGIADPAGVYSLKIIPQMFSYAINLPTQRFLQAQSKVLVITLIAFAALIIQTGLLHLFINVFGLGTTGAAVAYDITNWGVAIGQVGYVMVCCKEEWTGFSWLAFREIWDFAKLSLASCMMVCLDLWYSMSISILAGLLPNAVISVGSFSICMNFQNWEIMLLLGISAAVSTRVSNELGKGRPRAAKYSVCVAVLLALVIGSLAMVAIFVSRDYFAMIFTSSGDMQLAVSRLVYLLGVTMLLTSATQVLTGVAIGGGWQVMVAYINFGSYYLVGLPLAIFLGFKADLGAVGLWGGMMSGNALQIFFLLILTCRTNWDREVEQTTKRIKKWRSKETITDEICS; this comes from the exons ATGGAAACGCCATTGCTGACAATCAAAGCAGAGGCGGCAGCAGCTGCTGATTATGCTCCAGTGAGGAGCTTTGGGGAGGCCATGAAGGTCTCCTGGAAAGAGGCGGTGAAGCTCTGGAGGGTTGCAACTCTGGTGGCCTGCACTTCTCTGTTTCAGTACCTGGTTCAGTCCATAACCACCGTTTTCGTCGGTCATCTTGGAGATGTCGAGCTCTCTGCCGTCTCCCTTTCCCTCGGTGTCATTTGCAACATCCCTTTTGGTTTCCTG CTAGGTATGGCAACTGCATTGGGAACCCTTTGTGGGCAAGCATATGGAGCAGGCCAAGTAGGGCAGCTAGGAATCTATATGCAGCGCTCATGGATTGTGTTATTCATCGCCTGTATCATCCTTTCGCCAGTTTTTATTTTCGCCGCTCCGATCCTAAAATTTTTAGGCCAGGAACATGGCATAGCTGATCCTGCTGGAGTATACAGTCTAAAGATAATCCCTCAAATGTTCTCCTATGCCATCAATTTGCCCACTCAGAGGTTCCTCCAGGCCCAGAGCAAGGTGCTCGTGATCACGTTGATTGCATTCGCGGCTCTAATCATACAAACCGGGTTGCttcatctcttcatcaatgTGTTTGGCTTGGGAACAACTGGTGCGGCTGTAGCTTATGACATCACAAACTGGGGAGTTGCAATTGGTCAAGTTGGTTATGTTATGGTCTGCTGCAAAGAGGAGTGGACTGGATTTTCATGGTTGGCGTTTCGAGAGATTTGGGATTTTGCTAAGCTGTCACTTGCCTCTTGTATGATGGTTTGCCTAGATTTATGGTATTCGATGAGTATAAGCATTCTTGCCGGTCTGCTTCCAAATGCAGTCATTTCTGTTGGTTCCTTTTCTATATG caTGAATTTTCAGAATTGGGAAATTATGTTGTTGCTTGGAATAAGTGCTGCTGTAAG CACACGAGTCTCGAACGAACTTGGAAAGGGGCGTCCAAGAGCAGCCAAATACTCCGTCTGTGTTGCAGTCTTGCTAGCTCTCGTCATTGGGTCTTTAGCCATGGTTGCTATCTTCGTAAGCAGAGACTACTTTGCCATGATTTTCACCAGCAGTGGAGATATGCAACTCGCCGTTTCTCGTTTAGTTTACCTTCTTGGTGTAACGATGCTTCTTACCAGTGCTACACAAGTATTAACAG GAGTTGCTATTGGAGGTGGATGGCAAGTGATGGTGGCTTATATAAATTTTGGTAGTTATTATTTGGTTGGGCTCCCATTAGCAATCTTTCTTGGCTTCAAAGCAGATCTGGGAGCTGTG GGACTTTGGGGTGGGATGATGAGTGGAAACGCTCTTCAGATCTTCTTCTTGCTGATTCTGACTTGTAGAACCAACTGGGACAGAGAG GTGGAGCAAACAACAAAGCGCATAAAGAAGTGGAGAAGcaaagaaacaataactgacGAGATATGTAGCTGA
- the LOC103440136 gene encoding protein DETOXIFICATION 35-like codes for MEEQEPPLHTAAAGATELSNKPPLYVGGNEDYAQVKSFDALRSMFWIETVKLWQMAGSAVITIICMYGTNAVILLFAGHLGTIQLSAISISLAVISTFTDGLMLGMASALETLCGQAFGAGQVHMLGIYLQRSWIILFVTTLFILPIYIFAAPILKLLGQEDDIANLAGKFTLQIIPQLFSLAINFPAQKFLQAQRKVKMLAWIAMLALVIHIGMIALFMYVFNWGTLGAAVSFNITRWAIAIAQVVYIMGWCKEGWTGFSWMALNEMWAFVRLSLASAAMLCLEIWYMMSILILTGRLPNAVIALGSLSICMNINGWEAMLFVGIYIAISVRVSNELGSGRPRATKYSIYVTVLQSLLIGILFMTIILITKDDFAMIFTSDKELQQAVSKLAYLLGITMVLNSVQLVISGVAVGCGWQTMVAYINLGCYYIFGLPFGYLLCHVANWGVKGFWVGMICGTVLQTLLLLIILYKTNWNKEVEQASTRVRKWGGQGIKTENGTESIED; via the exons TGAGTTGAGCAATAAACCTCCTCTTTATGTAGGCGGGAACGAAGACTATGCGCAGGTGAAGAGCTTTGATGCGCTCCGAAGTATGTTTTGGATAGAGACGGTGAAGTTGTGGCAAATGGCCGGTTCGGCAGTGATCACCATCATATGTATGTACGGGACTAACGCAGTCATCCTGCTCTTTGCCGGTCATCTAGGAACTATCCAGCTCTCCGCTATCTCTATTTCTTTAGCCGTGATTTCCACATTCACTGATGGACTGATG CTTGGGATGGCGAGTGCTCTAGAGACCTTGTGTGGACAAGCATTTGGCGCTGGACAAGTTCATATGCTTGGGATTTACCTGCAACGATCCTGGATAATCCTATTTGTAACCACCCTCTTCATTTTGCCGATTTACATCTTCGCGGCACCAATTTTAAAGTTGCTAGGCCAAGAAGACGACATAGCGAATCTAGCAGGAAAATTCACACTCCAAATAATCCCCCAATTGTTCTCACTTGCCATAAATTTCCCAGCTCAGAAGTTCCTCCAGGCTCAGAGGAAGGTGAAGATGCTGGCATGGATTGCAATGTTGGCCCTGGTCATACACATTGGAATGATAGCGCTCTTCATGTATGTGTTTAATTGGGGCACATTGGGGGCAGCTGTGTCATTTAACATCACAAGATGGGCGATTGCAATTGCACAGGTTGTGTATATTATGGGTTGGTGCAAAGAGGGTTGGACTGGATTTTCATGGATGGCATTGAATGAGATGTGGGCGTTTGTGAGACTTTCTCTTGCGTCTGCGGCCATGCTCTGCCTTGAGATTTGGTACATGATGAGTATACTCATTCTCACAGGCCGTCTTCCTAACGCAGTTATAGCTCTTGGTTCCCTTTCTATTTG CATGAACATCAACGGGTGGGAGGcaatgttgtttgttggaatCTATATTGCAATAAG TGTTCGTGTTTCCAATGAGCTTGGGTCAGGACGTCCTAGGGCAACAAAATACTCTATTTATGTGACAGTACTTCAGTCTCTCCTAATTGGAATTCTTTTCATGACTATTATTTTGATAACTAAAGATGACTTCGCCATGATTTTCACAAGTGACAAGGAGTTGCAACAAGCGGTTTCTAAGTTGGCATATCTTCTTGGTATAACTATGGTGCTCAACAGTGTCCAACTAGTAATCTCAG GTGTTGCAGTTGGATGTGGATGGCAAACAATGGTTGCCTACATAAACTTGGGTTGTTACTACATTTTTGGTCTTCCTTTTGGATACCTTCTTTGCCATGTTGCAAACTGGGGAGTCAAG GGATTCTGGGTGGGCATGATATGTGGAACTGTTCTTCAAACCCTACTTCTGCTAATTATACTTTACAAAACCAACTGGAACAAAGAG GTGGAGCAAGCATCAACGCGCGTCCGGAAGTGGGGCGGGCAAGGCATCAAAACTGAGAATGGAACTGAAAGTATAGAGGATTAG